One segment of Nostoc piscinale CENA21 DNA contains the following:
- a CDS encoding HIT family protein: MQQQKNQFSHLTAIERTYLSFPAKFLLNQKLLRGKILDFGCGFGNDVKLLREQGFDITGYDPYYLPDYPYGKFDTIICFYVLNVLFAEEQANVLMEVSHLLKPGGKAYYVVRRDIKKQGFREHYVHKKPTYQCIVKLPFHSIYLDESREIYKYNHYNYQRNSSNNCIFCNPYKNLNLLTESATAYAIFDGYPVSKGHVLVIPKRHVSNYFELPFKEQSACWWMVNKVQEMLKTEFTPDGFNVGMNINREAGQNIMHASIHIIPRYQGDNMGSKSGIRNVITKRQ, encoded by the coding sequence ATGCAGCAGCAAAAGAATCAATTTAGTCATCTCACAGCCATAGAAAGAACATACCTGTCATTTCCAGCAAAATTTCTCTTAAATCAAAAGCTACTACGAGGGAAAATACTAGATTTTGGTTGTGGTTTTGGTAACGATGTGAAATTGTTACGCGAACAAGGTTTTGATATTACAGGATATGATCCTTATTATTTGCCTGATTACCCTTATGGAAAATTTGACACAATAATTTGTTTTTATGTGTTAAATGTCTTGTTTGCGGAAGAACAAGCTAATGTTTTAATGGAAGTATCTCATCTGTTAAAGCCAGGTGGTAAAGCTTATTATGTCGTCAGACGAGATATTAAAAAACAAGGCTTTAGAGAACATTATGTTCATAAAAAACCAACATATCAATGTATAGTTAAGCTACCGTTTCATTCTATTTATTTAGATGAAAGCCGAGAAATATATAAATATAACCACTACAACTACCAAAGAAATTCATCGAATAATTGTATATTCTGCAATCCCTATAAAAATTTAAACCTATTAACAGAATCAGCAACAGCTTATGCAATATTCGATGGTTATCCTGTAAGCAAAGGTCATGTTTTAGTTATTCCCAAACGCCATGTAAGTAATTATTTTGAACTACCCTTTAAAGAACAATCTGCTTGTTGGTGGATGGTGAACAAGGTTCAAGAGATGCTCAAAACAGAATTTACACCTGATGGTTTTAATGTAGGTATGAATATTAACCGAGAAGCTGGACAAAATATTATGCACGCCAGTATTCATATCATACCTCGTTATCAAGGTGATAATATGGGTTCTAAAAGTGGCATTAGGAATGTGATCACTAAAAGGCAGTAA
- a CDS encoding DUF433 domain-containing protein, producing the protein MLNLSRITFDRNIMAGQACIRGMRIPVSLVVNLVANGKPLEEILEEYPDLEPEDIRESLLYAAWLTQEQVYPFKSA; encoded by the coding sequence ATGTTAAATCTGAGCAGAATTACATTTGACCGTAACATTATGGCAGGACAAGCTTGTATTCGTGGTATGCGGATTCCGGTTTCTCTTGTTGTTAATTTAGTAGCTAATGGCAAACCTTTAGAAGAAATTTTAGAAGAATATCCAGATTTAGAACCAGAGGATATCCGTGAATCTCTACTTTACGCAGCATGGTTGACTCAAGAGCAAGTTTATCCCTTCAAAAGTGCGTAA
- a CDS encoding GUN4 domain-containing protein gives MDLKQQLGAEGRVVLTSSSATQKSFEQEGSILSLYTQYLVEGIETGAADKDNSGSIFIHELHDYAKAKVQAAKPNMTPSIILDREGFNIIIANAPKSSEAEYRKLVEKYAQNGVLSEFAYLVLKPKRKTFGITDETAEQIETEVLEPFRRRVANIELYKQAFAKAVEQKYPLDEHIVKILKDYQQDILGLRDEDVVPIELEITSVKEIEYQKHIEQIQKQEEQAKKEFVDAFLKEVEESEKLQQQNELASDRGVDYGRLRDFLKAGQWKEADEETLKLMLKVVGREQEGWLDTGSSDKFPCTDLRTIDKLWVKYSNGRFGFSVQKKNLARSWEKMGCFLRSCGMAGIHTMVFWGMGKRKKYKIQLNIS, from the coding sequence GTGGATCTCAAACAGCAGCTAGGCGCAGAAGGGCGAGTTGTTCTCACATCTTCCAGCGCAACTCAAAAATCTTTTGAACAAGAAGGTTCAATACTGTCGCTTTACACTCAATATTTAGTAGAGGGAATTGAAACTGGCGCAGCAGATAAAGACAACAGTGGTTCTATCTTTATCCATGAACTGCATGATTATGCCAAGGCAAAAGTTCAAGCAGCCAAGCCGAACATGACACCAAGCATCATTCTGGATAGGGAAGGCTTTAATATTATCATTGCCAATGCACCAAAGAGTTCAGAGGCAGAGTATCGCAAGCTTGTTGAAAAATATGCTCAAAATGGTGTGCTTAGTGAATTTGCCTACCTAGTCTTAAAACCAAAACGCAAAACATTTGGAATTACAGATGAAACAGCCGAGCAAATAGAAACCGAAGTTTTAGAGCCGTTTCGTAGGCGTGTAGCAAATATCGAACTTTACAAACAAGCTTTTGCCAAGGCTGTTGAGCAAAAATATCCCCTGGATGAACATATTGTAAAGATACTGAAAGATTACCAGCAGGATATTTTAGGATTAAGGGATGAGGATGTAGTGCCGATTGAGTTAGAAATTACATCTGTTAAAGAAATAGAATATCAAAAACATATTGAGCAGATACAGAAACAAGAAGAACAAGCAAAAAAAGAATTTGTTGATGCTTTTCTTAAAGAAGTAGAAGAATCGGAGAAGCTGCAACAACAAAATGAATTAGCCTCTGATAGAGGTGTAGACTATGGGCGGTTGCGTGATTTCCTCAAAGCTGGACAATGGAAAGAAGCAGATGAAGAAACTCTAAAATTAATGCTAAAAGTTGTTGGTAGAGAACAAGAAGGCTGGCTTGATACTGGCTCAAGCGACAAATTTCCCTGCACTGATTTACGCACCATTGACAAACTGTGGGTAAAATACAGCAATGGGCGTTTTGGATTTAGTGTGCAGAAAAAAAATCTGGCTAGAAGTTGGGAAAAAATGGGTTGCTTTCTGCGATCGTGTGGGATGGCAGGTATCCACACAATGGTATTTTGGGGGATGGGTAAAAGAAAAAAGTATAAAATACAGCTTAACATCTCCTGA
- a CDS encoding caspase family protein — protein MAKKIALLIGVSQYGEGIPSLSAALNDVAAMERVLQNPNLGGFEQVERLLNPDAIAMRTAIEKLFKEASRDDLVLFFFSGHGITNDEGHLYLTTRNTVKDYFKSTSVDANFIQQESKKLPC, from the coding sequence ATGGCTAAGAAGATAGCACTACTAATTGGAGTCAGTCAGTACGGCGAAGGTATCCCTTCCCTCTCAGCAGCACTCAATGATGTAGCAGCTATGGAGCGAGTTTTGCAAAACCCCAACCTGGGAGGTTTTGAGCAAGTTGAACGGCTGCTGAATCCTGATGCGATCGCTATGCGAACAGCAATTGAAAAGCTGTTTAAAGAAGCGAGTAGAGATGACTTAGTATTATTCTTCTTTTCTGGTCATGGTATTACTAATGATGAAGGTCATCTCTATTTAACAACTCGAAATACAGTTAAAGATTATTTTAAATCTACTTCTGTAGACGCAAATTTTATCCAACAAGAATCAAAAAAATTGCCGTGCTAA
- a CDS encoding MogA/MoaB family molybdenum cofactor biosynthesis protein: protein MIQTPHPDTAAMTITCAIVTVSDTRTPETDKSGQLIKQLLLGANHNIAAYAIIKDEPTQIQEQIESLGKNANLDAIIFNGGTGIAPRDTTYDAIEQLLEKTLPGFGEIFRFLSYQEIGSRAIASRAVAGIYQNKLIFSLPGSSNAVRLGLEKLILPEIVHLVSQMRK, encoded by the coding sequence ATGATCCAAACACCCCATCCAGATACAGCAGCAATGACGATAACTTGCGCTATAGTTACCGTCAGCGATACACGCACCCCAGAAACAGACAAAAGTGGACAACTAATCAAGCAATTATTGTTAGGTGCAAATCATAATATTGCAGCCTATGCAATTATCAAAGATGAACCAACACAGATTCAAGAACAAATAGAATCGCTGGGTAAAAATGCTAATTTAGACGCAATAATTTTTAATGGTGGTACAGGTATTGCACCGAGAGATACCACTTATGACGCTATTGAACAATTATTAGAAAAAACTCTACCAGGATTCGGAGAGATATTTAGATTTTTAAGTTATCAAGAAATTGGTTCCCGTGCGATCGCATCTCGCGCCGTCGCTGGTATTTACCAAAATAAATTAATCTTCTCTCTACCTGGTTCTAGTAATGCGGTGCGGCTAGGTCTGGAAAAATTGATATTACCTGAAATCGTTCATTTAGTCAGCCAGATGCGGAAATAG
- the psb28 gene encoding photosystem II reaction center protein Psb28, which yields MAKIQFSRGVNEEVVPDVRLTRSRTGDTGTATFIFTNPTILEQGNTDEVTGMYLLDEEGEIVTREVKVKFINGRAEALEAVYIMKSSDEWDRFMRFMERYAEENGLGLSKS from the coding sequence ATGGCAAAAATCCAGTTTTCTAGAGGTGTTAACGAAGAAGTAGTACCAGATGTACGTTTAACGCGATCGCGTACTGGTGATACTGGTACAGCAACCTTTATTTTTACAAATCCCACAATTTTAGAGCAAGGCAATACAGATGAAGTCACTGGGATGTATCTGCTTGACGAAGAAGGCGAAATCGTTACCCGCGAAGTTAAGGTAAAATTCATCAACGGTAGAGCAGAAGCATTAGAAGCTGTTTACATTATGAAATCTTCTGACGAGTGGGATCGCTTTATGCGCTTTATGGAGCGATATGCTGAAGAAAATGGTTTGGGATTGAGTAAATCTTAA
- the dtd gene encoding D-aminoacyl-tRNA deacylase, with product MRVIIQRVKSSQVTVNGEIIGKIGRGLNLLVGIADTDTDAELDWMARKCLELRLFPDDEGGDRWQKTVQEIHGELLVVSQFTLYGDCRKGRRPSFDRSASPQTAEDLYNSFVNKLRASGLSVETGKFGAMMQVSIENDGPVTLLLEREAT from the coding sequence ATGCGCGTTATCATCCAGCGAGTGAAATCATCTCAAGTAACCGTTAACGGTGAAATCATTGGCAAAATCGGCCGAGGCTTAAACCTACTTGTAGGTATTGCTGATACAGATACAGATGCAGAACTCGACTGGATGGCGCGTAAATGCTTAGAATTGCGGCTGTTTCCCGATGATGAAGGTGGAGACAGATGGCAAAAAACTGTACAGGAAATTCATGGTGAGTTGTTGGTTGTAAGTCAATTCACCCTTTATGGTGACTGTCGCAAAGGTCGCCGTCCGTCTTTTGACCGTTCTGCATCACCTCAAACCGCAGAAGATTTATACAACAGCTTTGTTAACAAGTTACGCGCCAGTGGTTTAAGTGTCGAAACAGGCAAATTTGGCGCAATGATGCAAGTTTCCATCGAAAACGACGGCCCAGTGACTTTATTATTAGAACGGGAAGCAACGTAA
- a CDS encoding CobW family GTP-binding protein — protein MQSAVNSESQSMDAPKQGLPVTIITGFLGSGKTTLLNHILTNQQGLKTAVLVNEFGEIGIDNELIIATDDNNNMVELSNGCICCTINNDLVDAVYKVLEREEKLDYLVVETTGLADPLPVALTFLGTELRDLTRLDSIITVVDAANYSLDLFNSQAAYSQIAYGDVILLNKTDLVDEATLTQLEQKINEVKEGARILRTQRSQVPLALILSVGLFESDKYFDTVDEHDHHDHDHHDHDHDHSTCGHDHHDHDHDHSTCGHDHHDHDHHHHHHSDHLENDGFTSISFQSDKPFSIRKFQYFLDNQLPTNIFRAKGVMWFDESPKRHIFHLCGKRFTLDDDEWKGEPKNQLVLIGQNLDRETLIAQIENCVCLPSVSRGKGFKK, from the coding sequence ATGCAATCAGCAGTGAATTCTGAATCTCAATCAATGGATGCGCCAAAACAAGGTTTACCAGTCACAATTATTACTGGATTTCTTGGTAGCGGCAAAACGACCTTACTAAATCATATTCTTACAAACCAACAAGGTTTAAAAACTGCCGTGTTGGTGAATGAATTTGGTGAAATTGGCATTGACAACGAGTTAATTATTGCCACCGATGATAATAACAATATGGTGGAGTTAAGTAACGGTTGTATCTGCTGCACCATTAATAATGATTTAGTGGATGCCGTTTATAAAGTATTAGAACGGGAAGAAAAACTAGATTATCTAGTAGTAGAAACCACCGGACTAGCAGATCCGCTACCAGTTGCCTTAACATTTTTAGGTACAGAACTGCGAGATTTAACTCGTCTAGATTCGATTATCACTGTCGTAGATGCAGCGAATTACAGCTTAGATTTATTCAACTCCCAAGCAGCTTACAGCCAAATTGCTTACGGCGATGTGATTTTGTTGAATAAAACAGATTTGGTTGATGAAGCAACTTTGACTCAGTTAGAGCAGAAAATCAACGAAGTCAAAGAAGGTGCGAGAATTTTGCGTACCCAGCGATCGCAAGTACCACTCGCTTTAATTCTCAGTGTAGGATTATTTGAGTCTGATAAGTATTTTGATACCGTTGATGAGCATGATCATCATGATCATGACCATCACGACCACGACCACGACCATTCAACCTGCGGTCACGACCACCACGACCATGACCACGACCATTCAACCTGCGGTCACGACCACCACGACCACGACCATCATCACCACCATCATTCCGACCACTTAGAAAATGATGGCTTCACTTCCATATCCTTCCAAAGCGACAAGCCATTTTCTATTAGGAAGTTCCAATATTTCCTAGATAACCAACTACCCACCAACATTTTCCGCGCTAAGGGTGTGATGTGGTTTGACGAAAGTCCCAAACGCCACATTTTCCACCTCTGCGGTAAACGCTTCACCTTAGATGATGATGAGTGGAAAGGCGAACCCAAAAACCAGCTTGTGCTAATTGGTCAAAATCTCGACCGCGAGACTTTAATTGCACAAATAGAAAACTGCGTTTGTCTACCTTCTGTCAGTCGTGGTAAAGGCTTCAAAAAGTAA
- the cysS gene encoding cysteine--tRNA ligase, translating to MTLTVYNTLTRRQEPFETVEPGKVKMYYCGVTVYDYCHLGHARACIVWDVVRRYLQFIGYEVRYVQNFTDVDDKILNRARQEHSSMEAVAERFIKAYFEDMARLGIKEADEYPRATHTMNGIQRLIHELENKGFAYPSDGDVYYAVRQFGEYGKLSGRKLEDMQAGASDRVNIEDPEYQKKKDPFDFALWKAAKPGEPAWESPWGAGRPGWHIECSAMVRDRLGETIDIHAGGADLIFPHHENEIAQSEAVTGKPLANYWLHNGMVKVDGEKMSKSLGNFTTIRDLLDRGVDPMALRLFVLMAQYRKPLDFTDDAIAAATNGWHTLKEGLLFGHQYAKQLGWEVNSSPLPEFVERFKEAVNDDFNFPGGVSVLFELAKELRREGNIIVHEGKTDTPAEELQKQWQTLVTLAEVLGLTAQPEAETPVNDGLSDAEIEDLIQQRQAARKARNFAEADRIRNELQAKGITLIDSPEGTRWHRS from the coding sequence ATGACCCTAACTGTTTACAATACCCTCACCCGTCGTCAAGAACCGTTTGAAACAGTCGAACCAGGCAAGGTTAAGATGTATTACTGCGGCGTGACGGTTTATGACTACTGTCATTTGGGTCATGCTAGAGCTTGCATTGTTTGGGATGTTGTGCGCCGCTATCTCCAGTTTATCGGTTATGAAGTGCGCTATGTGCAGAATTTTACTGATGTTGATGACAAAATTCTCAACCGCGCACGACAAGAACACTCTTCAATGGAGGCTGTAGCTGAACGTTTCATCAAGGCTTATTTTGAAGATATGGCACGGCTGGGAATTAAAGAAGCTGATGAATATCCCCGCGCCACACATACAATGAACGGGATTCAGCGATTGATTCACGAGTTGGAAAATAAAGGTTTTGCTTACCCTTCTGATGGGGATGTTTACTATGCTGTGCGCCAGTTTGGTGAGTATGGTAAGCTTTCTGGTCGTAAGTTGGAAGATATGCAGGCTGGAGCAAGCGATCGCGTTAATATAGAAGACCCAGAATATCAAAAGAAAAAAGACCCCTTTGATTTTGCTTTGTGGAAAGCGGCGAAACCCGGCGAACCCGCTTGGGAATCACCTTGGGGTGCTGGTCGTCCGGGATGGCATATTGAATGCTCGGCGATGGTGCGCGATCGCTTGGGTGAGACAATAGATATTCATGCTGGTGGTGCTGACTTAATTTTCCCCCACCACGAAAATGAAATTGCTCAATCGGAAGCCGTCACAGGTAAACCTTTAGCAAATTACTGGTTACACAACGGTATGGTAAAGGTGGACGGTGAGAAAATGTCCAAGTCTTTGGGCAACTTTACCACCATCCGCGACTTACTTGATCGTGGCGTTGACCCAATGGCATTACGCTTGTTTGTCCTAATGGCGCAATATCGTAAGCCTCTTGATTTTACCGATGATGCGATCGCCGCCGCCACCAACGGTTGGCACACCCTAAAAGAAGGTTTACTGTTTGGTCATCAATACGCCAAACAACTCGGCTGGGAAGTAAATTCTTCCCCACTCCCTGAATTTGTTGAACGTTTCAAAGAAGCTGTCAACGATGACTTTAATTTCCCTGGTGGGGTATCGGTGTTGTTTGAATTAGCCAAAGAACTCCGCCGTGAAGGAAATATCATCGTTCATGAAGGCAAAACTGACACACCCGCAGAGGAACTGCAAAAACAATGGCAAACACTCGTCACTTTAGCAGAGGTTTTAGGTTTAACCGCCCAGCCAGAAGCCGAAACTCCTGTAAATGATGGTTTAAGTGATGCGGAAATTGAGGATTTAATTCAGCAACGCCAAGCCGCCAGAAAAGCCCGGAATTTTGCCGAAGCAGACCGTATACGCAATGAACTACAAGCCAAAGGTATTACCTTAATTGATAGTCCTGAAGGTACACGCTGGCATAGGAGTTAA
- a CDS encoding TldD/PmbA family protein — translation MWSELTKAIASFHIPADWIGIRVVRETAANRYVRDGIPQANGKSTTEGAMIEVLVNGCLGYAATNSLQLESLESAAEIAYKQALAASKWLIYPFKETERPKVVGEYNSPFLEPLDALSPGEINDLLVRMCRTLKVHDKIVQTTASINTSERESWFVSSNGSEVYQKFISLGTNYGAIAQDGAIVQQRTNNGWQAHCYQGGWEVLKQENLWQRVQQVGEQALELLTAEECPNTCTNLVLAPDQMMLQIHESVGHPLEIDRILGDERNYAGGSFVTTEDFGQLIYGSPLMNITFDPTVPGEYASYAFDDTGAVATREYVIKEGVLQRGLGSLESQARAGVPGVACARACSWNRPAIDRMANLNLEPGNASFAEIIGDIEHGVYMESNRSWSIDDRRYKFQFGCEYAKLIENGKLTKTLRNPNYRATTPEFWRSLIKIGNQDSWQMYGTPYCGKGEPNQAIWVGHGSPVCVFANVEVFGGGS, via the coding sequence ATGTGGTCTGAACTAACAAAAGCGATCGCTAGTTTTCATATTCCGGCTGATTGGATTGGGATCAGAGTCGTCCGAGAAACAGCCGCAAATCGTTATGTGCGCGATGGTATTCCCCAAGCTAACGGTAAATCTACCACCGAGGGAGCCATGATCGAAGTTTTAGTGAATGGCTGTCTTGGTTATGCGGCTACCAACTCATTACAACTAGAATCTTTAGAATCTGCTGCGGAAATCGCTTATAAACAAGCACTTGCGGCTAGTAAATGGTTGATATATCCATTTAAAGAAACCGAACGTCCGAAAGTTGTTGGTGAATACAACTCACCATTTTTGGAACCCTTAGACGCGCTGAGTCCGGGAGAAATTAATGATTTACTGGTGCGGATGTGCCGGACACTAAAAGTACATGACAAAATTGTGCAAACCACAGCCAGCATCAATACAAGCGAGAGAGAAAGCTGGTTTGTCAGCAGCAACGGTTCCGAAGTATATCAAAAGTTTATCTCCTTGGGGACTAATTATGGTGCGATCGCTCAAGATGGCGCAATTGTCCAACAACGTACCAACAACGGTTGGCAAGCTCACTGCTATCAAGGTGGATGGGAAGTTTTAAAACAAGAAAATTTATGGCAACGGGTACAGCAAGTAGGAGAACAAGCCCTAGAACTGTTAACCGCCGAGGAATGCCCAAATACCTGCACTAACTTGGTCTTAGCCCCAGACCAAATGATGCTGCAAATTCATGAAAGCGTCGGGCATCCCCTAGAAATCGACCGGATTTTAGGCGATGAGCGCAACTATGCTGGCGGTAGCTTTGTCACAACCGAAGACTTTGGACAGCTAATCTACGGTTCACCATTAATGAATATTACCTTTGATCCCACAGTACCGGGTGAATATGCCAGCTATGCTTTTGATGATACTGGCGCAGTCGCCACAAGGGAATATGTGATTAAAGAAGGCGTATTACAAAGGGGTTTAGGCAGTTTAGAAAGTCAAGCCAGAGCCGGAGTGCCTGGAGTAGCTTGCGCCCGTGCTTGTTCCTGGAATCGACCAGCAATTGACCGCATGGCTAACTTAAACCTAGAGCCAGGAAACGCCTCCTTTGCAGAAATCATCGGCGACATAGAACATGGCGTTTACATGGAGTCAAATCGTTCTTGGTCAATTGACGATCGCCGTTATAAATTCCAATTTGGCTGCGAATATGCCAAATTAATTGAGAATGGCAAACTCACAAAAACTCTCCGCAACCCCAACTATCGAGCTACAACCCCAGAATTTTGGCGCAGCTTAATCAAAATCGGTAATCAAGATAGCTGGCAAATGTACGGCACTCCATACTGCGGTAAAGGCGAACCAAATCAAGCAATTTGGGTAGGACATGGTTCACCCGTTTGTGTATTTGCTAATGTTGAAGTCTTTGGGGGAGGGAGTTGA
- a CDS encoding TldD/PmbA family protein, with amino-acid sequence MKQELTALESSFNQLLETLLIKKLEHEEFTLKLSSEQSQFTRFNHAKVRQTGCVADGSIELTLMAEQRSSSRQFPFTGNWEKDWQKAHQALQELRDEITILPIDPYLVLPSGNNTSREVHHSNVLAQDDVVSSILAEVAALDFTGIYAGGIVIKAYGDSSGQKHWFATDTFTLDYSLFISSGKAVKGTFAGSNWDVASYAAKINEAKKQLNLLSHPAKELPRGQYKTYFAPAAVADLLQMLSWGAVSEADIQQGNSALAALSRKEKQLSAKFSLKENFQLGLVPRFNELGEMAAPELAIIENGVLVNSLVNSRTAKEYQKDANGANRSETLRTPEISPGNLKFEQILSNLDTGLYVSNLHYLNWSDRPTGRITGMTRYACFWVEKGEIVAPIENLRFDESLYRFWGENLVDFTNFQEFIPEVDTYENRKLGGSLVPGMLVNDFTYTL; translated from the coding sequence ATGAAACAAGAATTAACTGCTTTAGAATCTAGCTTTAATCAGTTGTTAGAAACTCTGCTCATCAAAAAATTAGAGCATGAGGAATTTACCCTCAAACTCAGCAGTGAACAAAGTCAATTTACGCGGTTTAATCATGCGAAAGTTAGACAAACTGGCTGTGTAGCTGATGGGTCGATTGAACTAACTTTAATGGCAGAGCAACGCAGTAGTTCTAGACAGTTTCCCTTTACCGGAAATTGGGAAAAAGATTGGCAAAAGGCGCATCAAGCCTTACAAGAATTACGCGATGAAATAACGATATTACCAATTGACCCTTATTTAGTTTTGCCTTCCGGCAATAATACGAGTAGAGAAGTTCATCATAGTAATGTATTAGCGCAAGATGACGTAGTTTCTAGCATCTTAGCCGAAGTAGCAGCACTCGATTTTACAGGCATTTATGCAGGGGGTATAGTAATTAAAGCCTATGGTGATTCGAGCGGACAAAAACATTGGTTTGCTACTGATACTTTTACCTTAGATTATTCCTTGTTTATTAGTTCGGGTAAAGCCGTGAAAGGGACATTTGCAGGCAGCAATTGGGATGTAGCAAGTTACGCCGCAAAAATCAACGAAGCCAAAAAACAACTAAATTTGCTGTCGCATCCAGCCAAAGAATTACCTAGAGGTCAGTATAAAACTTATTTTGCACCTGCGGCTGTAGCTGATTTATTACAAATGCTTTCTTGGGGTGCTGTAAGTGAAGCAGATATCCAACAAGGAAATAGTGCTTTAGCCGCTTTATCTCGCAAAGAAAAACAGTTATCTGCCAAATTTAGTTTAAAAGAAAACTTCCAATTAGGCTTAGTACCGCGCTTTAATGAACTAGGTGAAATGGCAGCACCAGAGTTAGCAATCATTGAAAATGGTGTATTAGTAAATAGCTTAGTTAACTCGCGGACTGCCAAAGAATATCAAAAAGATGCGAATGGTGCTAACCGTTCGGAAACCTTACGCACACCAGAAATCAGTCCAGGAAACTTAAAATTTGAGCAGATTTTATCCAACTTAGATACAGGGTTATACGTCTCAAATTTGCATTATTTAAATTGGAGCGATCGCCCCACGGGTAGAATTACAGGTATGACCCGTTACGCCTGTTTTTGGGTAGAAAAAGGTGAAATCGTTGCACCTATCGAAAATCTCCGCTTTGACGAAAGCCTCTATCGTTTTTGGGGAGAAAATTTAGTTGATTTCACTAATTTCCAAGAATTTATTCCCGAAGTTGACACTTATGAAAACCGTAAATTAGGCGGTAGTTTAGTTCCTGGGATGTTAGTCAATGATTTTACTTACACTTTGTAG
- a CDS encoding Uma2 family endonuclease produces the protein MELKTSIYADANIPEYWILSLSTKEIVVFRYPQNGQYTSVETIAEGIITPLAFPDIQVSVKQLLG, from the coding sequence TTGGAACTTAAAACATCAATTTATGCAGATGCTAATATTCCAGAATATTGGATTTTAAGCTTGTCAACCAAGGAAATAGTTGTTTTCCGCTATCCTCAAAACGGTCAGTATACTTCAGTAGAAACTATTGCGGAAGGAATAATTACGCCATTAGCATTTCCTGATATTCAAGTATCAGTTAAACAGCTTTTGGGCTAA
- a CDS encoding Uma2 family endonuclease, protein MKTLAKWSVDDYHCMIQAGILRDRHVELLAGEIVEMSPETPIHYSTAKRGAKYLENLLTGQADIRFNGPITLSNSEPEPDIAIVRLPESNYSDRHPAPDDIFFYYRSRSY, encoded by the coding sequence ATGAAGACGCTGGCTAAATGGTCTGTTGATGATTACCATTGTATGATTCAAGCAGGAATTCTGCGCGATCGCCATGTGGAGTTACTGGCGGGTGAAATTGTTGAAATGAGCCCAGAAACACCAATTCATTATAGTACTGCCAAAAGAGGAGCGAAATACTTAGAAAACTTATTGACAGGTCAAGCTGATATCCGTTTCAACGGCCCAATTACCTTATCTAACTCAGAACCTGAACCGGATATTGCAATTGTGCGATTACCAGAGTCTAACTATAGCGATCGCCATCCTGCACCTGATGATATTTTTTTTTATTATAGAAGTCGCTCATACTAG
- a CDS encoding methylated-DNA--[protein]-cysteine S-methyltransferase: MKLLIDKINSEIGTILIVTDGEKLCALDFADYESRMLKLLHKRYGNFNFEYIKNPQGISNKIQAYFAGDLTSLNNIPLNTGGTVFQQQVWLALLTIPWGTTIAYAELAARIGKPTAYRAVGMASSLNPIAIVLPCHRVVGANAALTGYAGGLERKRWLLHHEGVKLI, translated from the coding sequence ATGAAATTACTCATTGATAAAATCAATTCAGAAATCGGCACAATTTTAATTGTGACTGATGGTGAAAAACTCTGCGCTCTGGACTTTGCAGATTATGAGTCAAGAATGCTGAAGTTACTGCACAAGCGTTATGGGAACTTTAATTTTGAATATATAAAAAATCCCCAAGGTATTAGTAATAAAATTCAAGCTTATTTTGCAGGCGATCTCACCAGTTTAAATAATATTCCCCTCAACACTGGTGGGACTGTGTTTCAGCAGCAAGTGTGGCTTGCATTGCTAACGATTCCTTGGGGTACAACTATTGCTTATGCTGAGTTAGCCGCAAGAATTGGTAAGCCGACAGCCTATCGCGCTGTTGGGATGGCGAGTTCACTTAATCCCATTGCAATTGTGCTTCCTTGTCATCGAGTTGTAGGGGCGAATGCTGCACTGACTGGTTATGCAGGAGGTTTAGAACGCAAGCGTTGGTTGCTTCATCATGAAGGCGTGAAATTGATTTAG
- a CDS encoding DUF6887 family protein has translation MNSKPNYKAMSPEELRKYILEHRDDDDAIHEAVLRIQQDGTTVNTDEFIEIVKQRLEIQQ, from the coding sequence ATGAACAGCAAACCTAATTATAAAGCAATGTCTCCAGAGGAATTAAGGAAGTATATTTTAGAACATCGTGATGATGATGATGCTATACACGAAGCTGTTTTACGCATTCAACAAGACGGCACAACAGTAAATACTGATGAGTTTATTGAAATAGTAAAACAACGCTTAGAAATTCAACAATGA